One segment of Tamandua tetradactyla isolate mTamTet1 chromosome 13, mTamTet1.pri, whole genome shotgun sequence DNA contains the following:
- the PRAP1 gene encoding proline-rich acidic protein 1, which yields MRSLILFAGLVAVLPGEVGAGPLPQVSVQVQAGTEDILGPFRSPRQGPEPDRDAQYHPQPAEAEVEPRVLLKLPRVQAPRGPEQDRDPIYHPMGAGPDHGVPDGPPLRLAL from the exons CCTCATCCTCTTCGCTGGCCTGGTGGCCGTGCTGCCCGGGGAGGTAGGCGCGGGCCCCCTGCCCCAG GTCTCTGTTCAGGTCCAAGCAGGCACTGAGGACATCCTGGGCCCCTTCCGGAGCCCCCGGCAGGGTCCTGAGCCGGACCGTGACGCCCAGTACCACCCCCAGCCTGCTGAGGCCGAGGTGGAGCCCCGGGTGCTGCTGAAGCTGCCGAGGGTCCAGGCACCCCGGGGGCCGGAGCAGGACCGCGACCCCATCTACCACCCCATGGGGGCTGGGCCCGACCATGGGGTCCCCGACGGACCCCCGCTCCGTCTGGCcctgtaa